The segment TGGAGGCGCAGAAGGAGATCGTCGCGGAGATCGAGGGCTATCAGAAGGTCATTGACGGGGCGCGCGCTGTCGTAGAGAACTACCGCCCGCACATTCCGATTGATCTCGATTGGCCCTTCGTTCCCGTCGGGGATATCTTCCGAAAATCTGACGAAACCGTCTTGCCGGAATCGTTGGAAGGACCAATCACATACATTGGGCTTGAAAACATCACGCAAAACACGGGCGAGATTACGGGCGAAGTAACGAGTGATGATCCGTCACAGATCAAGAGTCTGAAGAACGTATTCGGTCCGGGCGACATCCTGTACGGCAAGCTGCGCCCCAATTTGAACAAGGTTTGGTTAGCGGACCGAAACGGCATTTGCTCCACCGATATTTTCGTGATCCGCGCCAAAACGGATCGAGTAGTTCCCGCGGTGTACGCGTACGTTTTTCGCAGCAGTTCCTTCAACGACGCCGTTCTGGGACAGTTGAAGGGCGCGCAGTTACCGAGAGTCGGGTGGAGTTCGTTTGCCGGTCTAGAGGTTCCGCTGCCGCCCCTCGACACTCAAGAAGCCATCGTCGCCGAAATCGAAGCGGAGCAAGTCCTCGTCGCCTCCAACCGCGAACTGATCGCGCGGATGGAGAAGAAAATCGAGGCGGCCATCGGGCGGGTTTGGAATGAAGGCGACTGAATCGGCGGCGTGTGTGAGAAGAGCCCTTCACGAGTCGCAAAACGCAACGCATACTTGGGATGTCGCCGACCTGTAAGGCTTCGCGCCGAACCGTCGGTGGCACGTCGCCGTGACTGATCGAACCCATCGTCTCCGGGGAGCCTTCGGGCGCTCGCGGGGGGCGCTTCGGCGGTTCTGGATCGGTAAGTACTTGCTCAGAAGCCTCGGCTCCGGTTTCGCGTCTCGGACACTCCGGTCTGGCTCGGACGGTCGCCCCCCATGGCTGGCGAACCTGTCCGAATGACCCACGGCTCGGTTGGCTCCTTCCCCAGGAAGCCACTTCCTACCTGGACGTGCCGACGAACGACGCTTGAATGTCCCTTCTACTGTCCTACCTCCTGACCGTGATTGGTTTCCGCGCGGGGCACGGCTCGCTCGGTTGCGCGGGTCCCGCTGGCGCGTCGTTGCGCTGGAGGACTCTTGCGAACATCTCTTGCACGGACACGTTAGAAGAAGCGCCCAGGCATGGGTTGTCGTTTGTATGTCGGGAACCTCAGCTACCGCACGACCGAGGACGTCCTCGGACACGCGTTCACCGGGTTCACGCCGGCTGTCCGAATGGGTAGTTCACATCGCGCCCGCTGTCGACTATCTTGCCCGTAACACCGCTGCACCCAGCACGATCCGATGAAGACACCAAGAACCGACAGCGTCCGGTTCATCACAATCTTCGACGGCATTCCCGCCGTCGTCAGGAGCCGACCCATGTCCCACAAACTGCGTTCCCAACTCGACGGATGGTTGCGCGCCCTTCGCGCGTGGTACGGTCCGTCGCCTCGGACGCCGCGCCTCTTCTTCGACGAGTCGGGTCCTCGGTCTCTCCGTGCGAAGCGAGACGACTACGCCGCGCAGTGGGACGCTCTACGCCGTTCCGCCGAGTCCGACCGCACCGCCGACATCCCGACGCACAACGATCCTGCGCTCGCGCTTCGCTCGGCTCTAGGACGCGCCAAGACGATGGCGCTCGTCGGACTCGTCGATGAACGCGACGACCTGTGCCGTGACCTGTGGCGGTACGTCGAAGCGACTCTCGGAGAGGAGCCCATCGCGCTCAACTGGGTCATGGACGCCCACCTGCCGCTCCGAGTCGATCTTGGCTACGCGGGGATGTGCGCGACGCTCGCGTGCGTCCTCGACTGGGCAGGTCACACATGGACCGAGGAGCAGCGCCAGAGAGTGCGCCGCGAACTCGCTGCCCGGGTCGCGCTCTATCACGAGATCGGCGCGGCGGAATCCGAATGGTGGTCCAAGTCGACGCACAACTGGCGCAGCGTCATCTGCGGCGAGATGGGCGTCGCGGCGCTCGCCGTCGCCGAGTACGTGCCGAACCTGCACGACGTCCTGTCGCTCTCCATCGAGGGCGTCAACGTCGTCCTGAACACGGAAGGCGACGACGGTTCGCATACGGAAGGCGTCGGTTACTGGGGATACGGCGTCGGCATGGCTGCCTGGTTCGCCCGGAGCCTCAAAGCCTGCACTCGGGGCGCTGTCGACCTGTTCGAACATCCATACATGCGCGTCACCGGCGACTACGCGCTCTACATCAGCACGCCGGACGGAACCTGCTTCGGCTACGAGGACTGCCGTCCCCAAGCGCCCACTTCGTGGCTCTGCGCTCTGCTGGCCGCCGAGTACCGGAACCCCGCTTACCAGTGGGTCGCGCAGCTCGCGGGTGTTCCGTCCGGCGTCGAGGGGTTCCTCTTCTCCGATCCGTCCCTGGAACCGGTTCCCCCGGCAGAGCTCCCGACGACCCATCTCTTCCCCGACATCGACACGGGAACGTCTCGCAGCGGTTGGGAACCGTCCGCGACGTTCGTCGGGGTGCATGCGGGTCGCACGACGGTGAACCACGCCCATCTGGACATCGGGACGATCTGGCTCGTCAGCCGGGGCGCGCGCTTGATCGGCGATGCCGGCGTCTGGCCCTACGACCACGGCGAGTTCTTCTTCAACGGGCGTGGACCTCGCTGGGATTATGAGGCGAACGCGACCATCGGCCACAACACGCTGCTGGTCAACGGGTTCGGACAAACGTACGCGACGGACTGTGCAGGAACGCTGACGCTCGCACGGTCCGATGCCGACACCGACGTCTACATCGTCGATGGGGCTGGGGCATACGGCGGGAGGCTATCGCGGTTCGTGCGAATCGTCGCGTACGTCAAGCCCGATATCGTCGTCATCCGGGACGACATCGCCAGTGCGGAGCCCGCGCAGTTCCAGTGGTTGCTCCACCCCGAGGGCGAAGTGGACGTTCAGGACACGCGCTGGCGCGTCGTCAACGGAGCCGCGCGGCTGACGGTGGACATCCTGGGGTTCGAGCGTCTGGGGCGTGGCGACGGCTATCGGGTCAGCATCTCCGAGCGGACAACGCGCTACCACGACCGCGTCGATTCGCCGGTGACGCGGCTCAACCGCGTCCTCTCCTTCGAGACGTTGCATCCCGTCAAGTCGTGGCGCGTGACCGCCGTTCTGCGCGTCGGCGGCACATCAGACGCCGATCCGCCGAAGCCTGTGCTGGACGGGATGCAGCTAGGCGTGTCGGACGGCGACAGGAGATGGAGCCTGGCGTTCGACGGGGCGGGCGGCGTGCAGGCCGCGCGTGCGTAAGTCTGAGCGTCGGCGCTGAAATGCGCCATAGGCAACTCACTTGGCGACGACCATCTTGCCGGTCGTCACGCGGCTGCCGACGCGCACCTCATAGTAGTAAGGACCCGACGCGACCGGCTCGCCCCGATCGCTCTCGCCGTCCCAGTAGGCGGCGAGCGCCTTGGTCGCGTAGATGCCGGGCTCCCGCGCGCCGAGAGCGAGGCGGCGAACCAGCCTTCCCGCCATGTCGTAGATGTGGACGGATACGTCCGCCGCTCGATCCAGGGCGAACGGAATCCACGTCTCGGCATTGAAGGGGTCCGGGAAGTTACGGAGCGCATCGACCGCGCTCTGCGAGGACCCTCCCGCGGAAAGCACCACTGGCATATCGACATCCTCCCGAATGCCCTGCGCATTGATGACCGACACGCGGACACGCACGGCTGAGTGCCGCAGGACCGTCTCATGCACGAGCTCGATCGTGGCAAGCACGCCGTCGCCATCACTCGTCGGGGCAGAGAGCCGCACGATCGCCATGCCGGCGCTTCCCGATTCGCTGGGAAGCGATGTGGAGAAGAACGTGCCGCCATCCTCCGACCACACTCGACCTGGGCGAATGACCGCGGGTAGCGTTGACCCGCCCATCGAGTACACCGATACCTGGGCTCCCACCATCGAGCCCAGCCCGACGCCGCTGAGCACGAGCGCGCTCCGACCATCGTTCAGCGATGCGAGACGCACCTGAATCCGGTCGCTCTGTTGTCGGTGCGGCGCCGAGGGCGTGCCCACCGGGATGAGCACGCCGGCTTCCGAGAACGCCAGCGCAGCGACCACAAGATCCAGGATATCGACAGACCCGTCTCCGTTGATGTCCATGACGTCCGCCGAGGGCTCGCCGAACGTCTCCGCGATGCGCGTCAGATCGCTGATGTCGTTCTTGCCGTCGTCGTCCAGGTCGCAGGCGCGCTTCCCAGCCTGCTTCGCGGCAGCCAGCACCTCTGCGGCTGCCTCGCTCGCGAGCCCGGCGAACTCCATGGCGGCGGCGGCGATGGACTTGGCGCGCTCCGTAGAATCCGAGGCGTCGCTGTCCGCCTTCTTGGCGTCGGTAGTAGCCCTATCCGCGCGCTCCTTCGCGAGCGTCGTGATGCGGCTGGCAGCGCGCGCCAACGCCTGCGCCTCGCCGATGGGCTTCTCCTTGGCATCCG is part of the Candidatus Poribacteria bacterium genome and harbors:
- a CDS encoding restriction endonuclease subunit M; this translates as EAQKEIVAEIEGYQKVIDGARAVVENYRPHIPIDLDWPFVPVGDIFRKSDETVLPESLEGPITYIGLENITQNTGEITGEVTSDDPSQIKSLKNVFGPGDILYGKLRPNLNKVWLADRNGICSTDIFVIRAKTDRVVPAVYAYVFRSSSFNDAVLGQLKGAQLPRVGWSSFAGLEVPLPPLDTQEAIVAEIEAEQVLVASNRELIARMEKKIEAAIGRVWNEGD